One window of Gemmobacter aquarius genomic DNA carries:
- a CDS encoding fatty acid desaturase family protein has protein sequence MTHSAAPFAPRDYSLTGPENARAVAAGLASAEWYHSDVPRKAMKDLMQRSDGPALRDTALWLGLLLVTGAGGVMTWGTLWAVPFFLVYGVLYGSACDSRWHECGHGTAFRTGWMNDAVYLIASFMVMRNPTSWRWSHARHHTDTIIVGRDPEIGHFRPPQLLLAALHFIGIPDIWLHFRVLLRNAAGIITADEADYLPDAERPKAIFWARVFVAIHLGAVVWALAAWSVLPLILVGGPRIYGAWHMVMTGLLQHGGLAEDVLDHRLNSRTVLMNPVSRWIYWNMNYHVEHHMFPMIPYHALPRLHELIKGDLPVPDRSIAAAYGSMLHALWRQRSDPARQTG, from the coding sequence ATGACACACAGCGCAGCACCTTTCGCCCCGCGAGACTATAGCCTGACAGGGCCGGAAAATGCCCGTGCGGTGGCGGCGGGTCTTGCCTCGGCGGAATGGTATCACTCGGACGTGCCGCGCAAGGCGATGAAAGACTTGATGCAGCGCAGCGACGGGCCTGCGCTGCGCGATACGGCGCTTTGGCTTGGGCTGCTGCTTGTCACCGGCGCGGGTGGGGTCATGACATGGGGCACGCTTTGGGCGGTTCCGTTCTTCCTCGTCTATGGCGTGCTTTACGGATCGGCCTGCGATTCGCGCTGGCATGAATGCGGGCACGGCACCGCCTTCCGCACGGGATGGATGAACGATGCCGTCTATCTGATCGCCAGCTTCATGGTGATGCGCAACCCGACAAGCTGGCGCTGGAGCCATGCGCGCCACCACACCGACACCATCATCGTCGGGCGCGACCCCGAGATCGGCCATTTCCGCCCGCCGCAACTGCTGTTGGCGGCACTGCATTTCATCGGTATTCCAGACATCTGGCTGCACTTTCGTGTGCTTTTACGTAACGCTGCCGGCATCATCACTGCGGACGAGGCGGACTACCTTCCCGACGCAGAACGCCCCAAGGCGATCTTTTGGGCAAGGGTTTTCGTGGCGATCCATCTTGGGGCGGTGGTCTGGGCGCTTGCCGCGTGGTCGGTCCTTCCGCTTATTCTTGTGGGCGGGCCGCGGATCTATGGCGCTTGGCACATGGTCATGACCGGTCTGTTGCAGCATGGGGGGCTGGCCGAGGATGTGCTTGACCACCGCCTGAACAGCCGCACCGTGCTGATGAACCCTGTCAGCCGCTGGATCTACTGGAACATGAACTACCATGTCGAGCATCACATGTTTCCCATGATCCCCTATCACGCCCTGCCCCGCTTGCATGAGTTGATCAAGGGTGATCTGCCGGTGCCCGATCGGTCCATTGCTGCGGCCTATGGCTCGATGCTGCATGCGCTTTGGCGGCAGCGCAGCGATCCGGCGCGGCAGACCGGATGA
- a CDS encoding glycosyltransferase family 2 protein — MNNGGACSVIITHYNSSRFLEASLRSALDQTVSPVDVVVVDDHSDDAEWAAARDCVATIGDDRIRLIRRASNGGQINAMFDGVEACSGDFISFLDPDDIYEPDFVEVMLAAHLNPLRVAAVATCEMGRYRVGGGVLSRTYTGFRQKALAENKLDVIEQHFRKYGYSKYHNPWETGWLWSNTSGLMIRKDALRIIRPNGLADSFRHSGDVYCAYGAHMIGGTVFVDRVLSWRGVHDANTAHPSAFLSGRQSALKPSFTSEADAVKAAVLHALLANGISDYLTVQQLGEVVTTHFTRDRLGSLCADSRAIADMMMRFGANLDWAKDGSGDVA; from the coding sequence ATGAACAATGGCGGCGCGTGCTCTGTCATCATCACGCATTACAACTCGTCGCGGTTTCTAGAGGCGTCCCTGCGGTCAGCACTTGACCAGACGGTTTCGCCTGTAGACGTCGTGGTCGTCGATGACCATTCGGACGATGCAGAATGGGCCGCGGCGCGGGATTGTGTGGCGACCATTGGCGATGACAGGATCAGGTTGATCCGGCGCGCGTCGAACGGTGGCCAGATCAATGCCATGTTTGACGGAGTCGAAGCGTGCAGCGGCGATTTCATCAGCTTTCTGGATCCAGACGACATTTACGAGCCGGATTTTGTCGAGGTGATGCTTGCGGCACACTTGAACCCACTCCGCGTCGCAGCGGTTGCGACCTGCGAGATGGGGCGCTACCGGGTCGGGGGCGGGGTTCTTTCGCGGACCTATACGGGCTTCAGGCAAAAGGCGCTGGCCGAAAACAAGCTGGACGTGATCGAACAGCATTTTCGCAAATATGGCTATTCGAAATACCACAACCCATGGGAAACCGGCTGGCTCTGGTCGAATACCTCGGGGCTGATGATCCGCAAGGATGCGTTGCGGATCATCAGACCGAACGGGCTAGCGGACAGCTTCCGCCATTCCGGAGACGTCTATTGCGCCTATGGGGCGCATATGATCGGCGGGACCGTCTTTGTTGACCGGGTGCTTAGCTGGCGCGGGGTTCATGATGCCAATACCGCGCACCCTTCCGCTTTCCTGTCGGGTCGGCAATCCGCTTTGAAGCCGTCTTTCACGTCAGAGGCGGACGCGGTGAAGGCGGCGGTTCTTCATGCATTGCTTGCAAATGGGATTTCCGACTATCTGACAGTCCAGCAACTGGGCGAGGTCGTGACAACGCATTTCACCCGCGACCGTCTGGGCAGTCTGTGCGCGGATA
- a CDS encoding glycosyltransferase family 2 protein has product MDDHLIRTSWMKTAAICTVKDEAPYILEWVAWHRLVGFDRIVIAQNSSTDGTVEILHALDGAGVIDFVENSALVNGKPPISYQRRAYEKAFNVYVKGQCDWAIAIDIDEFLLLRGGLTLGQLIACAGDEYDQIRLNWRHFTASGHTRFEDALTIERFQHAQQLEGLATKAGCVKTLFRVDAAVTLDAHSPKETVSGAFKAIDGSGQPYTPRYKPFMQVDPNLCRLAYLAHYRSRDLESFILKSIRGTPDFYPTEILDSQYWRKANSFPTVPTDELSSRSLAVRREIDVIDGLTKGAARSLHEAAVDARIKRIADIMQRDDYRLLATELDDSYSPL; this is encoded by the coding sequence GTGGACGACCACCTGATCAGGACGAGTTGGATGAAGACAGCAGCCATTTGTACGGTCAAGGATGAAGCCCCCTATATTCTGGAATGGGTCGCCTGGCATCGGCTTGTCGGGTTCGACCGGATCGTAATCGCCCAGAACTCATCGACCGACGGAACGGTCGAGATTCTGCACGCGCTGGACGGCGCCGGCGTGATCGACTTTGTCGAGAACAGCGCGCTTGTGAATGGCAAACCGCCGATCTCCTATCAGCGTCGCGCCTATGAAAAGGCCTTTAACGTTTATGTCAAAGGACAGTGCGATTGGGCCATCGCGATTGATATCGACGAATTTCTGCTGCTTCGCGGCGGTCTGACTCTTGGTCAACTGATTGCCTGTGCAGGCGACGAATACGATCAGATCCGGTTGAACTGGCGGCATTTTACCGCGTCAGGACATACAAGGTTCGAAGACGCGCTGACAATCGAGCGGTTTCAACACGCCCAGCAGCTGGAGGGGCTTGCCACCAAGGCTGGCTGCGTAAAGACGCTGTTTCGGGTGGATGCGGCCGTCACGCTCGACGCGCATTCGCCCAAGGAGACCGTCAGCGGCGCATTCAAGGCAATCGACGGTTCGGGCCAGCCTTATACGCCACGCTACAAGCCCTTCATGCAGGTCGATCCGAACCTGTGCCGACTGGCCTATCTTGCACATTACCGCAGCAGGGATCTGGAAAGCTTCATTCTCAAGTCTATCCGTGGAACCCCCGATTTCTATCCAACCGAAATTCTGGATTCGCAGTACTGGCGGAAGGCAAACTCTTTTCCGACGGTGCCGACTGACGAATTGTCGTCGCGCAGTCTGGCTGTGCGGCGAGAGATCGATGTGATCGACGGCCTGACCAAGGGGGCAGCGCGAAGCCTGCATGAGGCTGCGGTCGACGCCCGCATCAAGCGGATCGCGGACATCATGCAGCGCGATGATTATCGGCTTTTGGCCACAGAGTTGGACGACAGCTATTCACCCCTATAA
- a CDS encoding PAS domain-containing sensor histidine kinase: MSGSSTEQMRQADEVLRRNTAILRSFYDRSGFLMGVVELVPGEADILHVYDNPATDRFFGNAPGSTAGKSARALGVPQGVIDVWVQNYRESERSGKPVAFDYRHLAADKQSWLRVSVTKIEDGADGRGLFSYIAQDVSDAKQAEEERERSELRLSKLFETSPQPMWIFETESLRIRKVNAAAVHHYGYCEAEFLSLTIADLHPPEDVGPLQTTVASKPADRPAADGVWRHRRKDGSAIEVEVVSHGVDYDGKPARWTMIMDVSERTEAERRLKRSEERLAAALEAGGLGVFDSVLGAQVLTWDQRTMDLWGFKTGETVTPSAFMEAVHPEDRESVALALQTAREKRGPNSFSATYRVRNRVDGIERWIRAEGGVIEDPGKPARFVGTVRDITQQKRTETALRDQQRLHKTITDNASLALFIMDEKQQCVFMNPAAEALTGFTLEELKGRPLHDHIHHTRPDGTHYPLGECPIDQALPKNDRETGEEVFVHKDGHFYDVRFTASPIRDQSGMPVGTVIEVENITERKKTEHNLLLLMREVNHRSRNMLAVVQAIATHTASSSTPREFVKTFSDRLRSLAANHDLLVRNEWQSIDLRDLVVSQLKPLGGETFEKISVSGPALHLSPAAAQAIGLALHELGTNAVKYGALSGHGHVQVEWEVTGAGRLHIRWTEAGGPVVKAPERKGFGSRLIAEMTEMSLGGDVQLDLDPAGLRWVLTAPLSAVLQESTHLQADTLKP; this comes from the coding sequence ATGTCGGGCTCTTCCACCGAACAGATGCGACAGGCCGACGAAGTGCTGCGCCGCAACACCGCGATCTTGCGCAGCTTTTATGACCGCTCGGGTTTTTTGATGGGAGTCGTCGAACTTGTGCCCGGCGAAGCCGACATCCTGCATGTCTACGATAATCCCGCGACCGACCGCTTTTTCGGAAACGCTCCGGGCAGCACCGCCGGAAAGTCGGCCCGCGCCTTGGGTGTGCCGCAAGGCGTGATCGATGTCTGGGTGCAGAATTACCGGGAAAGCGAACGATCCGGGAAACCTGTGGCCTTCGACTATCGTCATCTGGCCGCCGATAAGCAGTCATGGCTGCGTGTCTCGGTCACCAAGATCGAGGACGGGGCAGACGGCCGCGGACTGTTTTCCTATATCGCGCAAGATGTTTCCGACGCAAAGCAGGCCGAAGAGGAGCGTGAAAGAAGCGAACTCCGCCTGAGCAAACTGTTCGAGACCAGCCCGCAGCCGATGTGGATCTTTGAAACCGAAAGCCTTCGGATCAGAAAGGTGAATGCGGCAGCGGTCCACCATTACGGCTATTGCGAGGCCGAGTTTCTGAGCCTGACAATCGCAGATCTGCATCCGCCCGAGGATGTTGGACCGCTTCAGACAACTGTGGCCTCAAAGCCTGCGGATCGGCCGGCAGCCGACGGCGTCTGGCGCCATCGGCGCAAGGATGGTTCGGCAATCGAGGTCGAGGTGGTCAGCCATGGAGTCGATTACGACGGCAAGCCCGCCCGATGGACGATGATCATGGACGTCTCGGAACGCACGGAAGCCGAGCGGCGCCTGAAGCGGAGCGAAGAGCGGCTGGCCGCGGCGCTGGAAGCCGGAGGGCTTGGCGTGTTCGACTCGGTGCTGGGCGCGCAGGTGCTGACATGGGACCAAAGGACCATGGACCTGTGGGGATTCAAGACAGGGGAAACGGTCACCCCTTCGGCGTTCATGGAAGCTGTCCACCCCGAAGATCGCGAAAGCGTCGCGCTCGCGCTGCAAACCGCCAGGGAAAAGCGTGGTCCTAATTCGTTCAGCGCGACCTACAGGGTGCGAAACCGCGTCGACGGGATCGAGCGATGGATACGCGCCGAAGGCGGCGTCATCGAAGACCCGGGAAAGCCCGCGCGCTTTGTCGGCACGGTGCGTGACATCACCCAGCAAAAGCGCACCGAGACCGCGCTGAGGGATCAGCAACGGCTTCACAAAACCATAACCGACAATGCGAGCCTTGCGCTTTTCATCATGGACGAAAAACAGCAATGCGTGTTCATGAACCCTGCGGCCGAGGCGTTGACCGGCTTCACGCTTGAAGAACTGAAAGGTCGCCCGCTTCACGATCACATCCACCATACGCGGCCCGATGGCACGCATTATCCGCTTGGCGAATGCCCCATCGACCAGGCGCTGCCAAAGAACGACCGCGAGACGGGCGAAGAAGTTTTCGTTCACAAGGACGGTCATTTTTACGATGTCAGGTTTACCGCAAGCCCGATCCGCGACCAGTCCGGCATGCCTGTCGGAACGGTGATCGAGGTAGAGAACATCACGGAACGCAAAAAGACCGAGCACAACCTGCTTTTGCTGATGCGAGAGGTCAATCACCGCTCGCGCAACATGCTGGCCGTCGTGCAGGCGATCGCAACCCATACGGCATCAAGCAGTACGCCCCGCGAGTTTGTCAAAACCTTCAGCGACCGCCTTCGCAGTCTTGCCGCCAATCACGATCTGCTTGTGCGGAACGAATGGCAAAGCATCGATCTGCGCGACCTTGTGGTGTCGCAGCTCAAACCGCTGGGGGGTGAGACGTTCGAAAAGATTTCAGTGTCCGGACCGGCCTTGCACCTGTCGCCGGCAGCGGCGCAGGCCATCGGCCTTGCGCTGCACGAACTCGGGACCAACGCGGTGAAATATGGCGCGCTGTCCGGACACGGACATGTGCAGGTCGAATGGGAAGTGACCGGGGCCGGGCGTTTGCACATCCGCTGGACCGAAGCCGGCGGACCGGTCGTCAAAGCGCCCGAGCGCAAGGGTTTCGGATCGCGACTGATCGCCGAGATGACCGAGATGAGCCTTGGTGGTGATGTCCAGCTTGATTTAGACCCTGCAGGTTTGCGCTGGGTTTTGACAGCCCCGCTCTCGGCGGTGCTGCAAGAGTCGACACACCTGCAGGCCGATACGCTGAAACCCTGA
- a CDS encoding LacI family DNA-binding transcriptional regulator, whose amino-acid sequence MGKATISDIATMAKVSTATVDRVLNGRAGVSAANRQRVNSAAQALGYPPYQDKVALPSRPAHLDFFLPLGRSEFLHDLAAAIRDFAAKLPLVASCRVHDIGGLSPHDLVAALGQTSLRNNGVGIIAVDHPVCRAGSLRCRQSACSIEP is encoded by the coding sequence ATGGGAAAAGCGACCATCTCTGACATTGCCACCATGGCAAAGGTGTCGACCGCGACGGTTGACCGCGTGCTGAACGGGCGCGCAGGCGTTTCGGCCGCCAACCGCCAGCGGGTGAATTCGGCGGCGCAGGCGCTTGGCTATCCGCCCTATCAGGACAAGGTGGCGTTGCCGTCGCGCCCGGCACACCTCGACTTTTTCCTGCCCTTGGGCCGCAGCGAATTCCTGCATGATCTGGCGGCGGCAATCCGCGATTTTGCTGCGAAATTGCCCCTCGTCGCGTCGTGTCGCGTGCATGACATAGGTGGGCTGTCGCCCCACGACCTTGTAGCCGCGCTCGGGCAGACATCTCTGCGGAACAACGGCGTGGGGATCATCGCGGTTGATCATCCGGTCTGCCGCGCCGGATCGCTGCGCTGCCGCCAAAGCGCATGCAGCATCGAGCCATAG
- a CDS encoding ATP-grasp fold amidoligase family protein produces the protein MLRSILSQETWIRNHDEPFNPAIEHWNKHSFFPHLRQHLAGTGAMNVVAAKQVVDAYFDHLEHSLGASSGLVDLKVGQIGAMDWPPFLQGTVPVILDRVMARGWPIVLCRRRDQLAAYVSQKRAEQSGVWVRREGKAADDTEGAALHIDPAQLLRFLAQQERVTADVDRWISGYPSTALIHYEDFGPFPFLPDPVREIFSAAFARPLRRGVKTDTVKLIADHHALIVNADEVRNALLQQGYAQFWPETAPDLPRVDGTADDAGRGAIPAAGSATIVTAAQAKDRAATLKADIAATLKTGVTYKAERHALADVAVQVGHFDDSFVHRAKNAPFAQYHLEGVASFARLMFQARRRDYLDDRPKYRWLIDDKLIGLRFAESLGIPVVPYLFCDAVADVPATLARMGYPAVVKPLGDANAANVFMIFEPGRVVEHQTRQTMNETAALARMAQTGQSKWLVQRYIGPLEFGEQPVTEIKSYMFYGEVGVINEVTTYPEIALCEWSPDGREIDSGRPINRMKGRGFTPELVADGVRMSLALPAPFLRVDFLFWQGQHYFNEVSPQPGSAAEQPNFDRALGDLYLAAEARLLDDLFEGKPFPEIRALAKAVAGEMT, from the coding sequence ATGCTGCGATCAATCCTGTCGCAGGAAACCTGGATCCGCAATCATGACGAGCCGTTCAACCCTGCGATAGAACACTGGAACAAACACTCGTTTTTTCCGCACCTTCGCCAGCATCTGGCGGGAACGGGCGCGATGAACGTCGTTGCGGCCAAGCAGGTGGTTGACGCCTACTTTGACCATTTGGAGCACTCGCTGGGCGCGTCGAGCGGCTTGGTCGACCTGAAGGTAGGGCAGATCGGCGCGATGGATTGGCCGCCGTTCTTGCAAGGAACGGTGCCGGTCATTCTGGACCGCGTCATGGCACGGGGATGGCCCATCGTCCTGTGCCGACGCCGCGACCAATTGGCCGCCTATGTCAGCCAGAAGCGGGCAGAACAAAGCGGCGTCTGGGTCCGGCGGGAAGGGAAAGCGGCGGATGATACAGAAGGCGCCGCGCTGCACATCGACCCCGCCCAGCTTTTGCGCTTTCTTGCCCAGCAGGAACGGGTAACCGCAGATGTGGACCGCTGGATTTCGGGCTACCCATCAACGGCCCTTATACATTACGAGGATTTCGGACCGTTCCCGTTTCTTCCCGACCCCGTACGCGAGATCTTTTCCGCCGCTTTCGCGCGGCCACTGCGACGCGGGGTCAAGACCGACACGGTCAAGCTGATAGCCGATCATCACGCCCTGATCGTCAATGCCGATGAAGTGCGAAACGCTTTGCTGCAGCAGGGCTATGCGCAATTCTGGCCAGAAACTGCACCGGATTTGCCACGCGTCGACGGGACGGCAGACGATGCGGGCCGCGGCGCAATACCTGCCGCGGGTTCTGCAACCATCGTTACCGCCGCGCAGGCAAAGGACCGTGCCGCAACGCTAAAGGCCGATATCGCGGCGACGTTGAAGACGGGCGTTACATACAAAGCAGAACGCCATGCCTTGGCCGATGTCGCGGTGCAGGTTGGCCACTTTGACGACAGCTTTGTGCATCGTGCCAAGAACGCGCCTTTTGCCCAGTACCACCTCGAGGGGGTCGCCTCGTTCGCACGGCTTATGTTCCAGGCCCGCCGCAGGGACTATCTGGACGATAGGCCCAAATATCGCTGGCTGATCGATGATAAGCTGATTGGCCTGAGGTTCGCCGAGTCTTTGGGTATTCCGGTAGTGCCTTACCTTTTTTGCGATGCGGTGGCCGATGTACCTGCTACCCTTGCCAGAATGGGTTATCCGGCGGTGGTCAAGCCGCTGGGTGACGCGAATGCGGCCAATGTCTTCATGATCTTCGAACCGGGCCGCGTGGTCGAACACCAGACCCGCCAAACCATGAACGAGACAGCCGCCTTGGCGCGCATGGCGCAGACGGGGCAGTCAAAATGGCTGGTGCAGCGCTATATCGGGCCGCTCGAGTTTGGCGAACAACCGGTGACCGAGATCAAGTCTTACATGTTCTACGGCGAGGTGGGTGTCATCAACGAGGTGACGACCTATCCTGAAATCGCGCTTTGCGAATGGTCACCCGACGGGCGCGAAATCGACTCGGGCCGCCCCATCAACCGCATGAAGGGACGCGGCTTTACGCCCGAACTGGTTGCGGATGGTGTCCGCATGAGCCTTGCATTGCCCGCCCCGTTCCTGCGGGTGGATTTCCTGTTCTGGCAAGGTCAGCACTATTTCAACGAGGTCTCGCCGCAGCCGGGGTCTGCGGCAGAGCAACCGAATTTCGACCGCGCGCTCGGCGATCTTTATCTCGCGGCCGAGGCGCGGTTGCTGGACGACCTTTTCGAGGGCAAGCCCTTTCCGGAAATTCGCGCGCTTGCCAAGGCAGTGGCGGGCGAAATGACGTGA